TGATAGGTACGGTTTCCCTGTCAATGAAGAAAATAGACGGGTCATCCCGATTGCCTTCAGGGTTCGTCTTTGCGCCCTTCCGTTGACAGCGGTCGCCGGGGGGTTATATTACGATCAGCCGCTCCCGGGATGGGAGTGGGAAGGAAAGGAGGAAAGGATAATGTATCTTTATCTCGTGCAGCATGGAGAGGCAAAGGGGGAGGCAGAGGACCCTGAAAGGGGCCTCACGGGAAAAGGCGTGGAGGACGTGGACCGGGTTGCCCAATAGGCGGCCGGCGTGCAAGTAAAGCCTACTGCGATCCATCATAGCGGAAAGGCCAGGGCGCGGCACACCGCGCTGATCCTGGCAGACTTCTTACGACCCCCGGAAGGTATTCGCGGCAGCGGCGGCCTGGGGCCCACGGATAATCCCGAGGTGTGGTACAAGCTCCTTGCCGGGATGGAGGAGGACGTGATGCTCGTGGGTCATCTGCCCCTTCTTTCGAGGCTTACGGGAATGCTCCTTGCCAAAGACAAAGAAGAGACGATCGTCGATTTCAAGATGGGCGGCATGGTCTGCCTGAACAGGATCCATTCTGAAAAATGGCAGATAGAGTGGATGATCATCCCCGAGCTTATAAGGGGATAGAAGGGCAGCACGGCATGCATCACCGGTCCGTCAGGACCTGAGGTACCGGAGCGCCATCCAGATCCCTACCGCCGCGAAGATCACACGCAGATACGCATCGGGCAGGGCCCCCGCCGACACGGCGCCCAAAAAACCGCCCGCCAATGCCCCCGCGGCGAGTCCCCATGCAATATCCTTCCTCACATTGCCGAGCCTGTAATGGGTGAATGCCCCGCTTATACTTATCGGTACCATGGCGAGGAGCGACGTGCCCTGGGCCAGGTGCTGGCCCATGCCTGCGAGCATGACCATGAGGGGCACCATGACTACCCCGCCTCCCACGCCCATCATACCCGAGAGGAAGCCCGTGGCGCAGCCGATAAGAAGAAAGATGACGGCGCTTGCCCAAGGGGAGAGGGGTCCCCCTGGTCCGGGCACGTAGCTTTTAAAAATGAGCATGAGGGACGCGAAGGCTATGAGGCACCCGAAGGCCCTCCTCAGTCTTCTCTCCGGTAGGGAATGGGCGAAGAGCGCGCCCAGGCGGGCGGTAAAGATCGCGCTCACGGCGACGAGGGCCGCTCTCATCCAGTCCGCGTTCCCCTGAAACAGATAGGTGGCCGCCGCCACGGATGCGGTGAAGGCAATGGCGACCAGGCTCGTCCCGTGCGCCTGGTGCTGCGTCACCTTCGCGAGCCACGTCATGAGAGGTATCATGATGATGCCTCCTCCCACGCCCAAAAGGCCGCCCAGAAGTCCCCCGAGAAACCCGCTTATCAACCCTACAAGCCAATTCATGGAAATAAAGCTCCTTAGGCACGCGCCATCTTCGCACCACGCCGAATATTATCACGTCACCGGGGATTAATCCATTTTCCCCTTCCAGGGCCCGCAGCGGCCCCGTGTTGCGGACGGATCATGTATCCTGCTATATTAAGAGATGAAGACGATCGAGGAGAAATACGAAGGGCTGAAGAGGATTATAAAGGGGCTCGACCGGGTCCTGGTGACCTTTTCCGGGGGAGTGGACAGCACCTTTCTTCTCAAGTGCTGTATTGACGTACTGGGGAGAGAGAGCGTGCTGGCCTTCATAGGCGCTTCGCCTTCCTACCCGGCCCGGGAGATGGAGGAGGCGAAGGAATATGCCGCTCTCATAGGCGCCGATTACATCTGCATACAGACCTCCGAGATGGCAGACCCCGATTACCTTCGCAATCCCAGGGAGAGGTGCTATTATTGCAAGCGCAATCTCTTCGAAATGGCAGAAAAGACGGCAAAGGCGAAGGGTCTTGCCCATATTTTGGAAGGCTCGAATCTTGACGATATGGATGATTTCAGGCCCGGAAGGCGGGCGGTTGCAGAAAAGGGCGCGGTAAGCCCCCTGCTCATGGCAGAGCTCACCAAGGCGGAGGTGAGGGAGCTTTCAAAAGTCCTCGGACTGCCCACCCATGATAAGCCGTCACTCGCCTGTCTCGCCTCTAGAGTGCCTTACGGGACGGCAATCGACGCGGTCCTGCTCAAGAAGATCGAGGATTCCGAAGAATTCCTGAAATCCCTTGGCATAAGGCAGGCGCGGGTGCGTGTCCATGGCGACATGGCGAGAATAGAGGTCGCCGACCCTGATTTCGACATAGCGATTATCAATAGAAAAAAGATCGTTGACCGGCTGAAGGAGCTGGGGTTTACCTATGTCGCCCTCGACCTCAGAGGGTATAGAACGGGTAGCATGAACGAAGTCTGATCCCTTCCAGGGCCAGGAGTCTCTCTTTATACTTGAGTCCCATGGAGAAGCCGCCGATCGTCCCATCTGACCGGATTACCCGGTGACAGGGGATGATGATGGGAATCGGGTTTCTGCCCAGGGCCTGCCCCACCGCCTGCGCCGCGTTCCTGTATCCCAGTGCTGCGGCGAGCCTGCCGTAACTGGTGAGCTCCCCATGGGGCACCTTCATGAGCGCCTTCAGCACGCGCTGCGTAAATTCCCCCTCTTGTGAAAGGTCCACGTCAACAGTGAAATCAACTTTTTGCCCCCGGAGGTACCGGTCGAGCATCACGTGGAGGGACCTGAAAGGCCGGTCCGATTCGATCCCGTCAGGAAAGCGCGCGACGAGCGCTTTCCTGATCTCGAGGCTGCCCTGGCCGCGGATGTCGAGCTCGATCACCTTCCCCTCTCTTGCCACAAGGATCAGGTTCCCGAGCGAAGATTCACGAATGGAAAATTCAATTAACGCCATATTTGCTTTCCCCCGGATGATTCACTACAATAAGGATATCACAGAGGAGGCGGCGAATGGAAGGCTTCATCAAGTTCTTCGGCACCGGGGGCGCCCGGTTCGTGGCATCGAGCCAGATAAGGGCAACAGGCGGGCTTTGGCTCAATTTCAGGGAGACGAACCTGTTCATCGACCCCGGACCCGGAGCGGTGGTGAGGATCCACGCGTCAAAAGACCACTTCGAGACGCGCCGCCTGGACGGCATCATCCTCACCCACAAACATCTCGATCACTCCAATGACGTGAACATCCTTATAGAGGCGATGACCGAAGGAGGGTTCAAGAAAAGGGGGACCCTCTTCTGTCCCGAGGACGCGGTCTCGACAGACCCGGTGGTGCTCAAATATGCGAGGGGCTTTATCGAAAAAGTGGAGCTCCTGAAGGCGGAGAAAAGCTACACCGTCAAAGACGTCGCCTTTACCTCGCCCGTCCGGCATATCCATGGAGTGGAGACATACGGCCTCGTCTTCCACCTGAACCGGACCGTCGGCATCATCTCGGACACGAGATTTTTCAATGAATTACCCGATTTCTATCACACCGATTACCTCATCGTGAATGTATTGAGGACCGCGCCCAATGACCCGAACCGCCCCCTCGACCACCTCTCCCTCGATGATTTCGCCGCCATCATCACCCGCGTGAAGCCCCAAAAGGCGATCATGACCCATTTCGGCATGACCATGATCCAAGCCAAGCCCCACCTCCTGGCGGAGCAGCTCACAAAGGAGACGGGGATAGAAGTGATCGCGGCCCACGACGGGATGAAGCTCGATTTTTGATCATAGGACCCATGACCTTTGACCGGCTCATCAATGACTGGCAATGGGAACCCATTCGGAATTGTCCCGGGCGATATGTGCTCACAGGGGCACGGGCGGACCTGTCTCCTCAGGCGCTGCTCGGCGGCGAGGTGATCTTGTCGGTTTATGATGTGAAAACAGCGAGGGACACGGTGATGGTGGCCCGATTTTCGGGAGGGGGGTTGATCACCTATAAACGGGAGAACGGAACATACCTCCATACCCTGAATACGGAAGAAGGCCTTGCGAGGAAGCTCCTTCAGTTGGGAATAGAACCGGGGGAGCCGGGGGAGGTTGGCTGCGTGTGAGGCGAAGGAACTTTGACTGTTTCTTCTTCTAGCCTTCATTTCTCATGTAAAAACATAGGGGACGACGAAGGATATTGGGAACAGGGCGAAGTCGAAGATTTTGACAAAAAACCATTTGTCAAAATAGATAACAAAATATTTTTGTCATCTCCATCTCAGTACCTGTAGGTGTTCTTCTTCAGCGGTTTTTTTAAAAAACTATGTGAAAATTTGGCGGGAACGGGTAGAGTAGTAGTAAGGCAAGAGTGAATTATCCCGGGAATAAAAAATCATGATCCATTATGCATGGATCATCGCATGTACGGGGACCCTCGTGGTCCTGGGGGCCCACGGCTTCGGGAGGATGTCCTATTCCCTTATCCTTCCGGCCATGCGGGACGGCCTTGGACTTACCTATACCCAGGTGGGGCTTATCGGCACGGGCAATTTCATAGGCTATCTTTTCCTTGCTCTCCTCGGAGGCTTTCTTGCCTCCCGGTTCGGGGTGAGACGGCTGGTCTTTGTCTCCCTTCTCCTTATGGGGGTGAGCCTTTTCGCCACGGGCCTGAGCAACTCCTTTTTCTCCGCCTTCATGATGAGGCTGATCACGGGCCTGGGCAACGGCGGCGCCTATGTCCCCATCATGGCCCTGCCCGCTGCCTGGTTCGCCGCACGAAAGAGAGGGCTTGCCACGGGGATCATGCCCGTGGGATCGGGGCTCGGCCTCACCATCACCGGTCTCATCCTGCCTCCTCTCATGGCGGCGTATGGGCCGATGGGATGGAAATATGCATGGTTCGTCCTGGGGTGCGCCGTATTCTGCCTTGCCTTCGTCTCCTATGCTCTTCTGAGAGACGACCCCTCGGAAAAAGGGCTTACCATGTACGGGGGAGAAGAGCCCCGGAAGACGACGGCAAAGCTGACCATCCTGAGTGCCTGGAAAGAGTTGTGGAGGGAGAGGGAAGTCTGGAAGCTCGGCATAGTCTACTTCATGTACGGCTTCTCCTATATCATCTACCTCACCTTTTTCGTGGTCTACCTCACGAGAGAGATAGGCGTCTCTCTCGGTCTCGCCGGCGCCATCCTCGCGCTCCTCGGATTTATCGCCATCTCGTCAGGCATAGTGTGGGGGGTGATATCGGATGCGGTGGGCCGCAGGTACGGCTCCATGCTCGCCTATATCACCCTTGCAGTAGCCTACCTTATCCCGCCATTCTGGCAGAGCGTTCCGGGGCTCTACCTTTCCGCCATCCTCTTCGGCCTCTCCATGTCCTCTCTGCCGGTCATCATGGCGGCCGCAGTCGGAGACGCCGTGGGAGGCAGGCTCGCCCCGGCAGGATTAGGGTTCATCACCGTCTTCTTCGGCATAGGCCAGGCATTAGGCCCTGCCTGCGCAGGCATGATAAAAGACGCAACAGGAAGCTTCGCCAACGCCTTCATACTGGCAGGGGCGATCTCATTGGCAGGAGCGGCGATATCGTTGTGTATGAGAAAGAGAGTCTCTATAAAAGACAGTCTCTAGTATCTAGTATCTAGTAAAAGAATAAACCTTTAAGAATAAGGACTTTTCGCCTGGGTCTTCACTAGAGACTAGAGACTAGCGACTGCCTCTATGATTTTCATATGCCGCGCCATGAGTACAAATTGCCCCAGTGTCATTTCGTAGCCTGTCTGGATAGGGCAGCCGCGGGATTCTGCTCCTTTTAGCCACGGCGTCATTTCCGGCTCGGTTACTACATCGGCGACGAGGGTGTGAGAATCGAGGGTATCGAGGGGGAAAGGGGTCCTCGGGTCGCCGTTCATGCCGAGAGGCGTTCCGTTTATGGCGAGATCGATTCGGGCGAGACTTTGGAGCCGGTCCGAGAGGGTGACCGAAGGGTATCGACGGGCCAGGAGATCGAGAAGGGCATGCTGCCGGTCGATATCCGTGTCAATTACCGTAATCGATTCCGCCCCCGCGTCCGCGACTGCGTAGGCAATCGCGCCTCCCGCGCCTCCCGCGCCGAAAAGGGCGATATTTTTTCTCCTTACATCGAAACCGTGACGGGCGAGGGCCTCGAGAAAACCCAATCCGTCGACCATATCCCCTGTGAGGCGCCCATCATCGGTCCTGCGGATCACATTCACCGCACCCAGGTCGCGGGCACGCGGGGAAAGCTCGTCCACGCGGCGCGCGGCTTCCTGTTTATGGGGAATGGTGACGACGCAACCGGGACAATTTTCCCATCCTCTAAGGAGGGAGAAGAAGGGTTCCACGTAACCAGGGCGGATATCCATGGCTACCATGACCCGGTCCATCTCTTTTTCTTTAAAATAACGGTTGAAGGTGGTCGGCGACTTTACCTGGACTACCGGGTGGCCGATCATGGGATAAATGAGGGTTGTCCCTGACGGGAGAATGGGGCCGATGCTCATGGTCTTCTCCTTTTATTCCGTGCCTTAAAACGAGGGAAAGGCAAATCGGTACTATTCGTCAGGGTGTTCCGTCCGGCTCTTGTTTCCCGGATCAGACGGCTTTTTCAGCTTTTTCAGCCTTTACTGTTTTCTTTCTCGTGGAAACTCTTTTTACCGGCACTTTCGCGGCTTTCGCTGCCATTGTCTGAACTTCATTTTCGAGCACGGCAAGTTGTCGGGAGAGGCGGCCGGCGACGACTACCTGCACGTCATTGGCTACCATCGATTTAAGGACCTCCAATTGGCGGGCAGCTTCATCGAGGTGGGTCCGTGAATCCTGGAGTGCGTGACGTCCTGCGCAGAGGATGATCTGTTTGGCGAGTGACTCTATGCTGTTCCTTGCTTCTATAAATTCTTCAACGCTTGTCATATGCCACTTCCTTTTGGTATGCTTCGAATCTTATTACAGGAAATCGAAAGACGATTGAATTCCGTATCAGCCGCACCCATAATTAGCCGCGGAGAAAAGAGGATAGGGTCGACCGTACTAATAGTATACACCTTTTCACGAGATATGGCATCAAAAGTCTTTAAAAGGCATTGGAAACAATATGTTGCGCCCGGCGTCAATCAGGCGGGGGGAAGAATAAAAAAAGGGTCCGGAATTACCCGGACCCTTTCGGAAAGGACTAGCCTCTTACTACGTTTGCCGCAGCCGGGCCCTTGGGGCCGCTCACTACGTCAAAGTTTACGGTCTCACCCTCTGCGAGTGATTTAAAGCCACTGTCGCTAATGGCTGAATAATGGACGAATACGTCCGAACCATCTTCTTTCGTAATAAAACCAAAACCCTTTGCATCGTTGAACCACTTCACTGTACCTTTTGCCATTTAGACATACCTCATTTTTGTATTTGAAGCAGCGGAGCTTTAAGTTATGAGGAGAAACGACAAAAAAGACTTATTTCTGAGGTTACCAATAACCGATACTTCCGGGTACTTCATTGAAATATAGTATCACATAAACGGGAAAAAATTGCAACACCTAAGTATCACGCGCTATCATACGTGGTTCCTGAAGATCTGCCGGAAATGAAAACCGTAGACCGAATAGGTTATAGCCCTGGGCAGGAGGCGGGGACGGGTGAGGAGAGACCAGAAAAGGAGCTTCCAGTAATAGCGCCGGGCCCTGTCCTTTATCCCCAGGAGCAGCATGGTCTTGAGTGGCGCCTTTATATAATAACCGCGGTGGAGCCACATCGACCTCAGGGGCAGGCGTCTCTTATTTGTCTTCAAAGGTTTGTAATCGGAGAGGAATCCCTTGACCCGCTCATAAAAAGATCCCGGTGAGTAGATGGTGCTGATGATCTTTTTGTATCCCTCGGCAAGTTTCTCGTAGCCCATGGAGGGAATTATATTAGTCGAGAAATCGGTGTTGTCCCCGCTCATCTCTTCGAGCACCCGGCCCTCTCGCCGAAGGCGCTCATAAAGCTCGCTGCCCCGGGGGGCATTCAACATGCCTACCATGGCGGTGATAATCCTGCTCTTTTGGACGAACTCTATCTGCCTCTCGAAGATATCGGGTGAATCATTATCGAAGCCGACAATGAAGCCCCCCTTCACATCGAGGCCGAAGCGCTGAATCTTCTGCACGCTCGCCACAAGGTCGCGGTTCATGTTTTGAAATTTATTACATTCCTTGAGGGCGAGATTATCCGGCGTTTCAATGCCGACGAAGACCGACTCGAAGCCTGCCCGGGCCATAAGCCCCATCAGCTCCTCGTCGTCAGCCAGATCTATCGAAGCCTCCGTGCCGAACTGAAAGGGATACCTTCTCTTTTTCATCCAATCGATTATGGCAGGCAACACTTCCCCCTTGAGCTTCTTCTTGTTGCCGATAAAATTATCATCCACAAAAAAGACGTCCCCTCTCCAGCCGAGGGAAAAGAGGGCCTCCAGCTCCTCCACTAACCGGGATTTATCCTTGGTCCGACTCTTTTTGCCGTAAAGGGTTGTAATATCGCAGAACTCGCATTTGAAGGGGCAGCCCCGGGAATACTGAATATTCATACATGCATAACGCTTCATATCGGTAAGTCCCCAGAGGGGGACGGGAGTATCCGCCAAAGCGGGGAAGGTAGTCGAAGTATAGATCTGTTGCGCCTTCCCTGTCTCGAGATCTTCGAGAAACCGGGGCAGGGTAACCTCGGCTTCATTGAGGACCAGGTGGTCCACCTCAGGGTATTGATCATGATTTGCGGTAAAAAGCGGGCCTCCTGCCACGATTGGCACTCCTTGTGC
The DNA window shown above is from Syntrophorhabdaceae bacterium and carries:
- a CDS encoding sulfite exporter TauE/SafE family protein, producing the protein MNWLVGLISGFLGGLLGGLLGVGGGIIMIPLMTWLAKVTQHQAHGTSLVAIAFTASVAAATYLFQGNADWMRAALVAVSAIFTARLGALFAHSLPERRLRRAFGCLIAFASLMLIFKSYVPGPGGPLSPWASAVIFLLIGCATGFLSGMMGVGGGVVMVPLMVMLAGMGQHLAQGTSLLAMVPISISGAFTHYRLGNVRKDIAWGLAAGALAGGFLGAVSAGALPDAYLRVIFAAVGIWMALRYLRS
- the larE gene encoding ATP-dependent sacrificial sulfur transferase LarE, which gives rise to MKTIEEKYEGLKRIIKGLDRVLVTFSGGVDSTFLLKCCIDVLGRESVLAFIGASPSYPAREMEEAKEYAALIGADYICIQTSEMADPDYLRNPRERCYYCKRNLFEMAEKTAKAKGLAHILEGSNLDDMDDFRPGRRAVAEKGAVSPLLMAELTKAEVRELSKVLGLPTHDKPSLACLASRVPYGTAIDAVLLKKIEDSEEFLKSLGIRQARVRVHGDMARIEVADPDFDIAIINRKKIVDRLKELGFTYVALDLRGYRTGSMNEV
- a CDS encoding methylated-DNA--[protein]-cysteine S-methyltransferase — its product is MALIEFSIRESSLGNLILVAREGKVIELDIRGQGSLEIRKALVARFPDGIESDRPFRSLHVMLDRYLRGQKVDFTVDVDLSQEGEFTQRVLKALMKVPHGELTSYGRLAAALGYRNAAQAVGQALGRNPIPIIIPCHRVIRSDGTIGGFSMGLKYKERLLALEGIRLRSCYPFYTL
- a CDS encoding MBL fold metallo-hydrolase, whose amino-acid sequence is MEGFIKFFGTGGARFVASSQIRATGGLWLNFRETNLFIDPGPGAVVRIHASKDHFETRRLDGIILTHKHLDHSNDVNILIEAMTEGGFKKRGTLFCPEDAVSTDPVVLKYARGFIEKVELLKAEKSYTVKDVAFTSPVRHIHGVETYGLVFHLNRTVGIISDTRFFNELPDFYHTDYLIVNVLRTAPNDPNRPLDHLSLDDFAAIITRVKPQKAIMTHFGMTMIQAKPHLLAEQLTKETGIEVIAAHDGMKLDF
- a CDS encoding MFS transporter yields the protein MIHYAWIIACTGTLVVLGAHGFGRMSYSLILPAMRDGLGLTYTQVGLIGTGNFIGYLFLALLGGFLASRFGVRRLVFVSLLLMGVSLFATGLSNSFFSAFMMRLITGLGNGGAYVPIMALPAAWFAARKRGLATGIMPVGSGLGLTITGLILPPLMAAYGPMGWKYAWFVLGCAVFCLAFVSYALLRDDPSEKGLTMYGGEEPRKTTAKLTILSAWKELWREREVWKLGIVYFMYGFSYIIYLTFFVVYLTREIGVSLGLAGAILALLGFIAISSGIVWGVISDAVGRRYGSMLAYITLAVAYLIPPFWQSVPGLYLSAILFGLSMSSLPVIMAAAVGDAVGGRLAPAGLGFITVFFGIGQALGPACAGMIKDATGSFANAFILAGAISLAGAAISLCMRKRVSIKDSL
- a CDS encoding cold-shock protein, translated to MAKGTVKWFNDAKGFGFITKEDGSDVFVHYSAISDSGFKSLAEGETVNFDVVSGPKGPAAANVVRG
- a CDS encoding DUF4070 domain-containing protein encodes the protein MTRAPTKKALLLYPRCPDTFWSFKYAIRFISKKALNPPLGLLTVAAMLPGEWEKRLIDMNVTQLKDEHLRWADLVFISAMAIQRGSVKEVLARCRAQGVPIVAGGPLFTANHDQYPEVDHLVLNEAEVTLPRFLEDLETGKAQQIYTSTTFPALADTPVPLWGLTDMKRYACMNIQYSRGCPFKCEFCDITTLYGKKSRTKDKSRLVEELEALFSLGWRGDVFFVDDNFIGNKKKLKGEVLPAIIDWMKKRRYPFQFGTEASIDLADDEELMGLMARAGFESVFVGIETPDNLALKECNKFQNMNRDLVASVQKIQRFGLDVKGGFIVGFDNDSPDIFERQIEFVQKSRIITAMVGMLNAPRGSELYERLRREGRVLEEMSGDNTDFSTNIIPSMGYEKLAEGYKKIISTIYSPGSFYERVKGFLSDYKPLKTNKRRLPLRSMWLHRGYYIKAPLKTMLLLGIKDRARRYYWKLLFWSLLTRPRLLPRAITYSVYGFHFRQIFRNHV